In Brassica napus cultivar Da-Ae chromosome C2, Da-Ae, whole genome shotgun sequence, the sequence aaatacttctttccattctcagttgcagactgagtgttatacccttgacggtatatatatttgaaactcaacaaatttctcttagaatttggagaatataaggcattatctatggaaaactttgttccattaggcaacataatattttatggcatcattaggcattattaagcttgatcagtacaagcacttcaattattttgatgagtggcctcatcgaaatctcccataaagtcagaggattcgaggtatgtcgatgttgtacccacaagatgttcattgagatttacttcTTTTGTcttgcctttaatagattcttggtacaattggcatagatgccaaggagttcgacatacttgagaccagtgtcccttcgatccacatctgtaacagacgttctcatttttatgagtaaggtttcttgggtttctttcccttttacccgatcagatcgattacatgtgttggatccccttcctcttgggttgttactcctttcatggttgcagttaaatcgataaccacgaccacgaccaaaaccacgattgtgaccacggccacgaccacgcccacgataggaataatttcctttttccggattttttatatccgttgcatttacctcaggaaatgctttggttcccgtgggtcgggcattgtggtttttaatgaggagttcattatttctctccgcTATCATAAGCGCCACAACGAGTTCAGAGAACCTCGTATACCCACAATTtatatattgttcttgtagaacataatgatttttgtggaacgtttggtaagttttctcgagcatttctgcttccgagacaggcttaccgcaataatctaattgcgccGCTATTCTCAATATAGTGGAATTGTACGTTTCaagtttttcaaaatcttgaaatcgtagatttttccactcatcgagtgcatgggggagagtaattttcttttggttatcaaacctctcctttagagctttccaaagatctaatggatctttggttctcgcataatcatgcgtaagattttcatctagatgccttctcagaattatcacggccttagccttttcattagaggttgatatattgtcgtcttttattgttccgagtatttcctcggaatctagatgaagctccatgTTTGTAACTCATGTCGTGTAGTTTGTCCCAGTTACTTCCAATGccggaaactgaagtttctcgatttttACCATTTGTATttcgaatcgcagagtgatcgtgctgataacgtgttataaaaagaactgatattttattgtatcgcaggaatttaaataagggcgaaattttatacccgtagaaatttttaacactgatagaaagagtttattagagagagaagagaaggctgagggatgattacaaatgaacgaaaacgttcgtatatatagaaaaaaatttactgtgtaaatagtgcagcgggtcccacatttttttatattttcaaacattaCGGCTCCTCCTCCTATCTTTGACTTTCGTAACAAAACTAACATATTTATTTGAAAGTAAAATAACTTCAAACAAACTAAACATGAagatatcaacaaaaaaaaaaagcaaaaaacaaTGTTAAGGATTATGGAACAAAATATGTTTTAGGACAATATCTTATAGAAGTTCGAATATGCTTAGATGAGCTTCAAATATCAAGTATTATCTGATTGGGTTCAGATATTCAATCTTCTCTAACATAATTCCCGTTCTGTTTTTTATACATCTGATTGGATTCGATTTCAAGTTTTCCAGACCGGGTTTGTATTTAGATTTCCGATTCGCATAATATGCTTAGCCCTAGTTTcaaccatatatcatttgtcaaATTTCAAATATCATATTGTAaccatttgtttaatttttgttaataacaAACATAAAAAGTTGTGACATCTGCTGATTTACCTAAACCAAACAAAGAGATATCTTGCCTTTTGGCAAATTAATCTTGCTTATAATAAGATTATTTATTgctaaaagatttttttttggtaaccaTGTTTAAGACTATTAccaatttttcagttttttacACACACAAAGAAGATAACTAACAGAGAAAAGTGAATACAATCTAACACAGATTCAGATCTAATTTTTTAGGACCTATTTACAAGCATAATACGAGAGCTTGGATCCAGTAAAAACTAATGTACCTTGTGACCAACTCTTTAAGATCGGATTGTTAGAAACAACTTGCTAAGTCCACCTAATCCACGGTCTTCAAGAACAGACTGCTACACTCGCGACCAAGGACATCGGCCTTGAGAAAGTCGAGCTTTATTTGGAGAAGGAACACCCAAGATCCGCCATACGCCATCGAACCTGTACGAGAAAACAGAAACAGCAACCTTCACCCTAAGGCGCTCCCATCGAGGAGAGCTAAAACATGAACGCTTGTCTTGCATTTTGTGGTTGCTAGTTGCTGCGGGTCTCTATGTTCGAATCTGCCATTTTCAAATGGTTCTCGTTGGTGGCTTTAATTAATGCTTCTTCATTGTAAGTTTTGTAACGGATGGGAACATTTTCTAGTGACCACATTTTGACTTTATTCAcatgtaaaaaaaatcaaaatacaaaaaaaaagaaatactttaaagataataataacaataatctaaactattaaaagtgTAGCCAAGCTGCGGAAACCACACAAGACAAGAGAAGGCAATGGTGGTCTTATCCAGCAGCATCTTCTCCATGAGCAGAGCTTCAACAGCTATGGCTTCTCTAACCAACGACTCTCCATCTTCCCTTCCTTCGAAACCTACCAAGAAACCCACAAGAATCAGCCTGAAAACAGGAAATCAAAATCAGCAATTATCACGGAAGCAACGGCGAGAGAAGAAGCCATCAATAGCTCAGATCGAGAGAGCATTTGGCGCTGGATCATATCGTGATTCTGAAGGGTACGCATAAACTGCAAACTGTATAACATTTGATTGTATGGATACTTGAAGTTTATttgctttgttttgttttaaaagggAAATGGATATGAATACAGTATTCGATGAGCTTCTTCTGGGTCATGCTAATAAGTTCGAAGGAAAGCTGGAGAAGAAGCTACGAGAGGTTGGCGAAATGTTTGTAGACCGAACAGAGTCTAAGCTTCGTTCCTCCGGTAAgtttagtttttctttcttgaaatgGTATTGGTAATAAAAGCTCTCTTTCTTCTTGGCATAATGGGATGATTGATAATGTTGCAGGGAAACCAGTTTTGATGTTTACAATGCAATGGATACTTCCTATATGGATTGTGTCTCTGCTTTTGGCTTGTGGAATTATCAAACTTCCCTTTACCCTCCCTTTACTTGATGACTTGATCATGTGATTGTACCTTATACACACACCACATATTTACCATGATCACAATCACTTTTGTGTTTAGCCACCCATAATAATCTCAAAAGAAAGTGATTTCTGTgaacatttttattaatcatagtTAGAAAAATGTATACATAAATCCTATCCCACAAGAGAAATGTCAAGAGGTATAATATTGCAGTTCTCTGTAAAAAGTGTTTACTAAATGAATTGTATTTTACTATTACACCATCTCATTTTGTCTAATGTTCCACATGTCATCGGTTTACAGTTATATTTACACAAAGCGAAATCTATACCAAGTTTGGGTGTTTGTAGCAGCAAAACACAATCGACACTTGTACGCAAAATCATCCTGTTACagtgaaaaaaaagaatagcCCCTCACTCTCTATACTAATCTTGACGGTGATTCCAAATTTAGATATAAAGCTGGCCATTTTAGGTAGTTAGTGGTAGGTGGCCAACATTTCTAACTCTACTTTTGCTTTCAGTTGTGTATATTCTACCGGTTAACCCGTTTCTATAATCTCCAAAAGCTTAAGGCATCTATAATGGAATAAcaaacaccaaatttggtgtaatttcATCTCTAGCGAGACACTAAAATTTACACTATCCCACCAACTTACACTAAAAGTGACATTATcataccaaatttggtgtagtgTGAATAGTATTACGAGAAAATATATACGAGAAGACCAGATTGTTTTCATAATCAGAATGGTAACTTGTCTATTGAAATGTTAACCCTTTGAAACTACCTTTAAACCTCGATTATACTATGAGGATTTGATACCAACAGATATAAAAAATACGGACAATAGAAGAAACAACCAACATAAACATTGTGCCCAGCATGGCGGTGGCGGTTGCGGTGATTCCAGCTGCTGAGGCTGTGGTGGAAACACGTGGCCAAGTCCATGTGTGCAACTTCGAGCATTGGCTCCACATCGGTAGCAAAACTTATGTCCACATCTGCCACGAAAATGCAATGTTATATATTCTTATCaagattaaaacatatatataaccgAAATTGGAAAGGAAATGATGTGATTAATAGATATGATACCTGCAAACTACGAGGACGCATCCTTTAGAAAGTTCAATCATGTGTTGGCATTTTCCGCACTGACGCCACAGTTTCTGATTTGCTAGGGCATGTAGCTTTAGCTCGCTTTCTCTTAAATTTGGATGCATTATCTTGAAATCGTCGCATGACAAGTTATCATGCCATGGAAACTTGCAGTTAGTGCAGAAGGGCTCACCGCATTTTTCGCAGCATCTCCTAACTGCACTCTCTTTATTCAGTTTTGAAAGCTCGGTTACGCGCATTAAAGCTGAGCACTTCGGGTTAGGGCAATAAACTCTTTCCTCAAAAGGAATCGAGTTCTCTCTGATCCTTTGTcgccaaatctctcttaatttAGGTGTCAAAAGATCGGCACATCTATTAAAATTCAGTTCAGACTTGCAACGAAACTGAGGACACGTCATCACACTTCCTTCGAGTAGCCTTACCTCTATGTGTCGTTTCACACACTCGGAACAAAACCGATGACCACATTTATCAACAGTAAACATCTGATCAGCATTGACATCATCATCTAAACATATAGCACAAGTCATTTTCCGGGCAGGCTTGGCTCGTCGAGGAGGAGTATCCATAGGTATGCTGATTTCAGAAACTATTGTTTCTCTAGCTAGTTTATAAGCATGTTTGATACTACATCGGGGCACAAAAATTGTAAAGCTAGACGAAAACCTTCCCCTGATGCGCTGCACATCGTTTACTAGCAAGGCCATATTATTCTCCTTTGGCACCAACCTTCCACTGATCTacactccaaaaaaaaaaacacaagaatATGTAatcattaaattaaattatatactatgtGACGTTGAGATTGATCGATAACTAAATCTTTTACGATTGCTAAACAATTAAAACTACCAATACTTATCATAATCAGGTAGAGAATGAATGTTTGTTTATATTAGGAGACAATGATAACTTACTAAGTCGTGAGTTGGATGATTATCACTGTAAATTGTGATATGATTGATCCCTAAATCCGCAGCTTCGGTTAGTCCTCGCTTCAATGCACTAAGCTCAGCTTCCAAAACAGTAATGTCGGAGCCATGAATTGGTCCCTTCATCTGAAACACGAGTTCATCTTCCTGTCCCAAAATTGCGACGCCAAATCCGGCCAATGAGTCCTCGCTGACCAAACCCTTGAAGTAAAGGCTGTACATGTGATGACCAACGTCAATTTTGCCGGAGTGTTTATCCGATGAGGGTTTTCCGGCGGGTGTTGGACCATCTATTGTAGGGAATCCATTGaccatgttttttttgtatttcctttGTTTAGCTAAGGATTTCGAAGTTACGTTTTATATGATTGGTGGTGTGTCCATCGTGAGAATATTGACTAGAATCCAAAGTCATTACTCaataatatttttggaaaatttctattttacttttatcttttattgaagtttacaatttttttttattaaattgattattttacttattatagttttaaaaagtaaataactttatattttataattaaatattatttttatattatttttataccttatttattattttatttatatgtatcatATTGGATGTTCATACCGAATATCCAGATAAATACAAATTGAATCGGATCAAATCGAATAATTATCCAGATAAAAGTCGGTGTCTTACCCTACCAAAAATAAAGGAAAGACTTTTGCCATGAAATAACTCAATAAACTGTGAGATATATTTATCCATTCTCTATGAAACTAATATGTTTCAGTagagaaaacaatttattttttctatgtttCCTCTCTTGGTCTTCCTTCTGCTAAATCAACGGTAAATCTGGTTGCtgaatttcatattttcaatcaatgttgattttaattttaataaacagaaattttactttcataaaaaaaagaaacattgcttctttttttgaacacctaaaattttttttttatgaacacCTAACAAGAAACAttgtttttaacaaaatatccCACTACTATTCGTTATTAATCTAACGCATTCGTCAAAGATATGAAGTTTgcgttttatattttgttttattttatttgtaactAGTAGTTTTTCGCGCTGCATGTGGAATTTTGTATCATATGTTATTCATTGGCTTAATAGATCGTATGGCTATGAGTTGTTACTTGCATTAATCATTAAGTACTTGTTGGCGAAATGTTTAGATCGAACAGAGAGTCTAAGCTTCGTTCTTCCGGTAAGTTTAGTTTTCTTTCTTGGAATGTGACTGTTGATAAAAACTCTTCCTTCTTGTCATAATGGGATGATTGATATGCTGCAGGAAAGCCAGTTTTGATGTTTACAATTCAGTGGATACTCCCTATATGGATTGTGTCTCTACTTTGGCTTGTGGACTTATCAAACAGCCCTTTAGCCGCCCCTTACTCGATGACTTGATCATGTGATTGCACCTTATGCACCACATATATACCATGATCACAATCACCTTGTGTGTTAGCCCCATAATAATCTCAAAAGAATGTGATTTCTGTGAAAATTTTATTGTTCTCATAGTTAGAAAAATGTATACATAAATACTATGCCGCAAGAGAAAAACTTCAAGAGGTTGGTTGGCCACTGTAATAGACTCATGATAGGAGACAAAAGAAAATCTGGAACCCCAATCACAACTCAGAATGTGTTCTCTGTTACAAAGCAGAGAAAAACCGGTCTCATTGATTCTTTGTCTGCGAATACTCATCGGCTGTTTAGACAACAATCGACCTGATACCAAGCAATGGAAGCTTGAGCTTCCGACtgacacaaaaatatataatttatcgGCCTTAATTTTCACCACAATATTCTTTAGCATAGTGGTAAATATGTTGGGTTGTGGCTTAAAGATAACGGGTTCGAATCTTTCATCCTACAATtgtttaaaactgtttttacaCAATTTGTAAGCAGTCTTTAGTTTATGTTGGGCTTATGGTATTTATATTCATCGGGCCAGACACTAGTGTCAGGAATCCTTACGATACAACACTCTACTGGATGGGAAAGAAACATGGAGATCACATACTCAACCCTTCTTACAGGAATAAAGATGTTCCTATTCAGATTTACGTTTCAAGCCGCTCTTTATCATACATGAAGAGAAAGAAATTGCAGAAAACATGGTGATGACCCAAGGCTAGCAGATTTAATCATTAACTAGGTCTCGATTCGTGCAaccgcgcagatttttgttttcattttttttatagaaatattttgttttaattctaaattggtatatattataatatatatatgtgtctatcaatttttaaaacataataagtttactgtatatttttttcattgaatagattgtttcaaactttcacatgtatttgtatcttcttctatatatatatattttcagattattatttcattattaaaatcataactatatatataaattagtaaaatattgttttattgtcatattcaaagatattgtaacatttcacaaatttataaagtttttaaaaaattaaacttttcgcttcatagatttatattatcgagtaaataattaaacatttagtttttgtttaatttttaaaataaactatatagtttaaaatttgttttcattggtttaaggtagtaaagattaataaaaaaaaatctttataattttaaaagataacatcgacaaatatttaaatatttagcatataaaggtatattattaaaacattaaattatatctatttaatttatactatctataaatccaatggatcatctattgtttaaatccagtTATTGATAGcctccaattattgatagcccaataaaaatttctggtattcccaaaatttaaatgataagattatatattaaatgtaacatgactttctaggaataggtacattaggtccattttaaaaaaaaaaatcacacatgaatcaaggttgtgacttctgttttaatatataagatatgtacattaggtccatttttttaaaaaaaatcacacatgaatcaaggttgtgacttctgttttaatatataagataaaagcatctccaacccaactATCTTCACCTCTATAAAAGCATTTAGAGGTGAAATTGCAAAATAgcattcttctatttttttacttttatactTAGAGCTTGCTattatagagaaatacattgaagcatttattataaaatttctctattttaaaaatgtgaGGAACTTACTTCACTCAATCAAGATGGCTGGTATCCATAAGCACAATGATGGAATCCAACAATGGCACAACTTTCCCATGGGAATCACTAAACATCTGGCTTTTTTCTCAGTTAAAACAAATTTGATTCCATCTTAGATTAAAGATGCATTTGATTATAAACTAGTTTGTTAGGTTGAATATAAGTTTAGgttcatgcaaaaaaaaaaagtcaagagGTATAATATTGTAGCTCTGCTTCAGATACAGAACGTGTTTACTAAACGAATTGTATTACTATTTCACCATCTTATTTTGTCTAATGTTCCACATGTCATCGGTTAACAAGTTATATAGAAATCTATACCGAGTTTGGGGGGGTTTGTAGCAGCAAAACGCAATCGACACTGGTAATCAAAATCATCATGTTaataaaaaagaataagaatagTTCCTCACTCTCTCTTTCTACTAATCTGGACTGTGAAACCAGATTTAGAATATAAAGCTGGCCATTTTAGGTATTTAGTGGTAGGTGACCAACAATTCTCACTCTAATGTTCCTCCCAGCTGTATACTCTACCAATTGATCcattttataaaggtttatttgccgaataacaaaaaaatctggaaattaaaattttgaaaatgtagtAGAAAAAGATtgggagagaaagagaagagttTCAATTAGTGAGTGAATTTAGGGGGGTTCTGTGTGTACATAGAAGCAAATTTCCCTTTCTATAATCTCCAAAGCTTCAATGTGTATTGTGTATACTAAAAAGATTGCATAGGTAGGTGGCTTTGAGATTTTATATTGAAAAGGGTTGTACAAATCCAGAGGAGCAGATTCGAGTCTTATTAGTTAGGTCATCATTAGTCCTGTCAGAAATTTCCGGATATAAATATCATAATTACCATTTATGCTTTGCGTGAACTTTAATCACCAAATTAATCCTATTGaacaaataactaaaattttgattatgGATTTATATCACTTTAAATTTCGTGTAGTCAAAACTAATActacaataataatataataaaaacaacagAAATTCCttctttaaataaagaaaacggAATTATACATCGCGTCCCCTTCTTTCAGTTTGGTTTCTCTTTCTTTCGTTGGTCACTCGTGAGTTTTCCGGGAGGTTGAAGATTGGAGACTGAGACACGTCATCTCCGGATTCATCGGGAGAGTGAGTGAAGAGATCTGAAAGAGTCACCCTCCTTCCGATGGGAACGCTGCAGACTTGGCGTAAAGCTTATGGAGCCCTAAAAGACACCACCAAAGTCGGCCTTGTCCGAGTCAACAGCGATTACGCCGTACGCGCTCTCCGATCATCTTAAACTGATTATATGTTTAATCTTTCATAAGAATATTTCTGAAAGattcgacttttttttttaaaataggatTTAGACGTTGCCATCGTCAAAGCCACCAATCATGTCGAGTGTCCTCCCAAAGATCGTCATCTCAGAAGTGAGTGATTCTGATTACTCGTGAAACCCTTAGATCTGCTTTGTTTCATTAAAAATCATTTCGTGATTGTTGTTGCAGAGATATTTGCTGCAACGGCGGTGACTCGTGCTCGAGCAGATGTTGCGTATTGCATTCACGCCCTTTCTCGCCGCTTGCATAAAACCAGAAACTGGACGGTACCCATTTCCTCTCTCCTCGTTGAGATTGTGTTTGAGTGAAAAAAGCTTATTGCTTTATTATGtgtattctctctctctctctctctctctacaggTTGCTCTGAAGACGCTGATTGTGATTCATCGGCTTTTAAGGGAAGGAGATCCCACGTTTAGAGAGGAGCTACTTAATTTTTCCCAGAGAGGGAGGATTCTGCAGCTTTCTAATTTCAAGGATGATTCAAGCCCTATTGGTGAGTGTTGAGTTCAGTGTAGGCTTTTATATGGTTGGATCAAGAGAGGTTCTTATAGAGTGGTTTTgtttctcactctctctctctcacagcTTGGGATTGTTCAGCTTGGGTACGTACTTATGCGTTGTTTCTTGAGGAGCGGCTTGAGTGCTTCAGGGTTTTGAAATATGATACTGAGGCTGAGCGTCTTCCTAAGGCTACCCCAGGGCAGGATAAGGTTTCAACTTTTCCTTTACTTTGAGCTTTCTCTTTGTTCTGATGGTTTTGATTCTGGATTGGCAGGGGTACAGTAGAACCAGGGATTTAGATGGTGAAGAGCTTTTGGTGCAGTTGC encodes:
- the LOC106374776 gene encoding probable NAD(P)H dehydrogenase subunit CRR3, chloroplastic, with the translated sequence MVVLSSSIFSMSRASTAMASLTNDSPSSLPSKPTKKPTRISLKTGNQNQQLSRKQRREKKPSIAQIERAFGAGSYRDSEGEMDMNTVFDELLLGHANKFEGKLEKKLREVGEMFVDRTESKLRSSGKPVLMFTMQWILPIWIVSLLLACGIIKLPFTLPLLDDLIM
- the LOC106373686 gene encoding E3 ubiquitin-protein ligase RSL1-like, which gives rise to MVNGFPTIDGPTPAGKPSSDKHSGKIDVGHHMYSLYFKGLVSEDSLAGFGVAILGQEDELVFQMKGPIHGSDITVLEAELSALKRGLTEAADLGINHITIYSDNHPTHDLISGRLVPKENNMALLVNDVQRIRGRFSSSFTIFVPRCSIKHAYKLARETIVSEISIPMDTPPRRAKPARKMTCAICLDDDVNADQMFTVDKCGHRFCSECVKRHIEVRLLEGSVMTCPQFRCKSELNFNRCADLLTPKLREIWRQRIRENSIPFEERVYCPNPKCSALMRVTELSKLNKESAVRRCCEKCGEPFCTNCKFPWHDNLSCDDFKIMHPNLRESELKLHALANQKLWRQCGKCQHMIELSKGCVLVVCRCGHKFCYRCGANARSCTHGLGHVFPPQPQQLESPQPPPPCWAQCLCWLFLLLSVFFISVGIKSS